A single window of Methylobacterium oryzae DNA harbors:
- a CDS encoding GIY-YIG nuclease family protein: MSTRLSGIYAIIHHESGRHYIGSAVHITRRWSVHRAYLARGSHQNSYFQRAWDKHGKEAFGFFVLELVEPERLIEVEQEWIDRLWAKGLYNRRRDAASNLGVKHRPESIAKMRAAAKGRVLSEAALAAQKVVIATREHTAAEKAARVAHHRGARRSAESIERIRQSALKRSSAHLAAIAASLSRTYVVTAPDGQRRLVTNLKAFCRENDLSQGHLSAVARGERRHHKGWMAAPAHLSPP, encoded by the coding sequence TTGTCGACGCGGCTTAGTGGCATCTACGCCATCATCCATCACGAAAGCGGGCGGCACTACATCGGGAGTGCCGTCCACATCACGCGACGCTGGTCCGTGCATCGCGCCTACCTCGCCCGGGGCTCGCACCAGAACTCCTACTTCCAGCGGGCCTGGGACAAGCACGGCAAGGAGGCCTTCGGCTTCTTCGTCCTCGAGCTCGTGGAGCCCGAGCGGCTGATCGAGGTCGAGCAGGAGTGGATCGACCGGCTCTGGGCCAAGGGCCTCTACAATCGGCGCCGCGACGCGGCCTCGAACCTCGGCGTGAAGCACCGACCCGAGTCCATCGCCAAGATGCGCGCGGCCGCCAAGGGGAGGGTGCTCTCTGAGGCTGCGCTCGCCGCCCAGAAGGTCGTCATCGCCACGCGCGAGCACACGGCGGCCGAGAAGGCTGCCAGGGTGGCTCACCACCGCGGAGCCCGGCGCAGCGCGGAGAGTATCGAGCGGATCCGCCAGTCGGCCCTGAAGCGCTCGTCAGCGCATCTGGCGGCCATCGCAGCCTCGCTGTCTCGGACCTACGTCGTGACGGCCCCGGACGGCCAGAGGCGCCTGGTCACGAACCTCAAGGCTTTCTGCCGGGAGAACGACCTCTCGCAGGGGCATCTCTCGGCTGTCGCGCGCGGCGAGCGCCGTCATCACAAGGGTTGGATGGCTGCCCCAGCTCACCTATCACCACCGTAA
- a CDS encoding phage tail fiber protein, producing MAGKSTYLENALLNWLRGTAFPAPPAGLFIALFNGDPTDAGTGGQEVTTAVRPDGRVAAPFGEPANKTISNSAIVDFGNAAGGTDVTHFAVFSAAAGGTMLESAPLTGGKQTINAGNPVSFPVGALAITED from the coding sequence ATGGCCGGCAAGAGCACCTACCTCGAGAACGCCCTCCTCAACTGGCTGCGCGGCACCGCCTTCCCGGCCCCGCCCGCTGGCCTGTTCATCGCCCTGTTCAACGGCGACCCGACCGACGCCGGCACCGGCGGCCAGGAGGTCACGACCGCGGTCCGTCCCGACGGGCGCGTCGCTGCGCCGTTCGGCGAGCCGGCCAACAAGACCATCTCCAACTCGGCCATCGTGGACTTCGGCAACGCCGCGGGCGGCACCGACGTGACCCACTTCGCCGTGTTCTCGGCCGCGGCCGGCGGCACCATGCTGGAGTCGGCCCCGCTGACCGGCGGCAAGCAGACGATCAACGCCGGCAACCCGGTGAGCTTCCCGGTCGGCGCCCTCGCCATCACCGAAGACTAA
- a CDS encoding PhoH family protein — translation MSTATNTAEKAIRRKQRRDAKRQGKGTQHGPLLQLVAENRRPQAPAKPRQAPVKPLNAAQARFDVSMSSNTLTIALGSAGTGKTWFAAARMAERLRDGEIERVVITRPAVEAGESLGFLPGELDEKFEPYFRPVREAFEDVLGKGFTEYLIKEGRIEARPLALLRGSTLKDADVLLDEAQNTTPGQMKMFLTRIGEGTRVVVNGDPAQKDIPGPSGLMDAVSRLERVRSVGVIRFGREDVVRSGFCQDVLAAYENPVADEPAPDNDDGNDYTQGLKRTLGIVDAA, via the coding sequence ATGAGCACCGCGACTAACACCGCCGAGAAGGCGATCCGCCGTAAGCAGCGCCGCGACGCCAAGCGTCAGGGGAAGGGCACTCAGCACGGTCCGCTTCTTCAACTCGTCGCCGAGAACCGGCGCCCGCAGGCGCCGGCCAAGCCCCGGCAGGCACCCGTGAAGCCGCTCAACGCCGCCCAGGCGCGCTTCGACGTCTCGATGAGCTCCAACACGCTCACGATCGCCCTGGGCTCGGCCGGCACCGGCAAGACCTGGTTCGCCGCCGCCCGCATGGCCGAGCGCCTGCGCGACGGCGAGATCGAGCGGGTGGTCATCACCCGGCCTGCGGTCGAGGCCGGCGAGAGCCTCGGCTTCCTGCCCGGCGAGCTGGACGAGAAGTTCGAGCCCTACTTTCGGCCGGTGCGCGAGGCGTTCGAGGACGTCCTGGGCAAGGGCTTCACCGAATACCTCATCAAGGAAGGGCGGATCGAGGCGCGCCCGCTGGCGCTGCTGCGCGGCTCTACACTCAAGGACGCCGACGTGCTGCTCGACGAGGCGCAGAACACCACGCCCGGCCAGATGAAGATGTTCCTCACCCGCATCGGCGAGGGCACCCGCGTGGTGGTCAACGGCGACCCGGCCCAGAAGGACATCCCCGGGCCGTCAGGGCTCATGGACGCCGTCTCGCGCCTGGAGCGCGTGCGCAGCGTCGGGGTCATCCGGTTCGGCCGCGAGGACGTCGTGCGCTCGGGCTTCTGCCAGGACGTGCTGGCCGCGTATGAAAATCCAGTTGCGGATGAACCGGCACCCGACAACGATGACGGCAACGACTATACTCAGGGCCTGAAGAGGACCCTCGGAATTGTCGACGCGGCTTAG
- a CDS encoding lysozyme, translating into MSRLTKRTVLGGLVATALGVAAISQVGTEEGLRLRTYKDTVGVNTYCYGETKGAVWGATYTKAQCDALLLKRIDEFANKVESCVKQPMTDKTEIAFVSFAYNIGQAGFCKSTTVRLYNQGRKVEACNAMMAWTKQKELIGRRTREKNLCLEGVK; encoded by the coding sequence GTGAGCCGCCTGACGAAGCGCACCGTGCTCGGTGGTCTGGTCGCCACGGCCCTCGGGGTCGCGGCGATCAGCCAGGTGGGCACCGAGGAGGGTCTGCGGCTGCGGACCTACAAGGACACGGTCGGGGTCAACACCTACTGCTACGGTGAGACCAAGGGCGCCGTGTGGGGCGCGACCTACACCAAGGCGCAGTGCGACGCGCTGCTGCTCAAGCGGATCGACGAGTTCGCCAACAAGGTCGAGAGCTGCGTCAAGCAGCCGATGACGGACAAGACGGAGATCGCCTTCGTCTCGTTCGCCTACAACATCGGGCAGGCCGGCTTCTGCAAGTCGACCACCGTCCGGCTCTACAACCAGGGCCGCAAGGTCGAAGCCTGCAACGCCATGATGGCGTGGACGAAGCAGAAGGAACTGATCGGGCGGCGCACGCGCGAGAAGAACCTCTGCCTCGAGGGGGTGAAATGA